A part of Rhodamnia argentea isolate NSW1041297 chromosome 8, ASM2092103v1, whole genome shotgun sequence genomic DNA contains:
- the LOC125316335 gene encoding uncharacterized protein LOC125316335 → MAESKGFTVEEQVDEKKYFQKVLDDVVSLNSLFTIAVFIGLSFAEPGKVESLNDNPSCNSDTNSRKRLVAFEIASFSCFIFSGVLAKTVKIFLYTSEKQDALDREEKGNEEPHNSDEEKQKGYRKGPSLIGFYLSIYGTMLGCLLLLLAMVDVVQVKLGRLSCHSKSTLTTVCVMVGIIGLSLLIFFFAVTNGLRIAAARIKKAKENKQGTEKKEKKIGNRPAGAL, encoded by the exons ATGGCTGAAAg CAAGGGATTTACAGTTGAAGAGCAAGTGGACGAGAAGAAGTACTTCCAGAAGGTGCTTGACGACGTTGTGAGCCTCAACTCCCTCTTCACTATCGCAGTCTTTATCGGCCTCTCTTTCGCCGAGCCGGGCAAAGTTGAGAGCCTCAACGATAACCCCAGTTGCAACTCGGACACCAATTCACGGAAGCGGCTCGTGGCCTTTGAGATCGCCTCCTTCAGCTGCTTCATCTTTTCCGGCGTCCTCGCGAAGACCGTCAAGATCTTCCTTTACACATCCGAGAAGCAGGATGCCCTAGACAGAGAAGAGAAGGGTAACGAGGAGCCCCACAACTCGGACGAAGAGAAGCAGAAGGGTTACCGCAAGGGGCCGAGCCTCATAGGGTTCTATTTGTCAATCTATGGGACCATGCTCGGGTGCTTGCTGCTTCTCCTGGCCATGGTCGACGTCGTCCAGGTCAAGCTTGGTCGGCTCTCATGCCACAGCAAGTCCACATTGACCACTGTCTGCGTCATGGTTGGCATCATCGGCCTTAGCCtactcatcttcttctttgcagTGACCAACGGCCTGAGGATCGCCGCCGCGCGAATAAAAAAGgccaaagaaaataaacagGGCAccgagaaaaaagagaaaaaaatagggaaCCGTCCTGCAGGTGCCTTGTGA